One segment of Gemmatimonadota bacterium DNA contains the following:
- a CDS encoding Uma2 family endonuclease, giving the protein MRRASTVRYTYADHQTIPEDHRRHEIVDGELFVTPTPRVNHQRVAVDVILALEARAREHDLGMAVGPITVHLHDELVLEPDVVFIRKDRLEIADPEGDVHGPPDLVVEILSPSSKSYDRNLKRKRYLESGVEEVWIIDIDERMVEVWRPESEEPEQVRDVLRWHVAGRAFEIPLLEVFRGV; this is encoded by the coding sequence GTGCGTCGAGCTTCAACCGTCCGCTACACCTACGCGGACCACCAAACCATCCCGGAAGACCACCGGCGCCACGAGATCGTGGACGGCGAGCTGTTCGTGACGCCCACGCCGCGGGTCAACCACCAGCGGGTAGCCGTTGACGTCATATTGGCGCTGGAGGCGCGGGCCCGCGAGCACGATCTGGGGATGGCTGTAGGCCCCATCACCGTGCACCTCCACGACGAGCTGGTGCTGGAGCCGGATGTCGTCTTCATCCGGAAGGACCGACTGGAGATCGCCGATCCCGAAGGGGACGTGCACGGTCCCCCCGACCTCGTGGTGGAGATCCTGTCGCCGAGCAGCAAGAGCTACGACCGGAACCTCAAGCGGAAGCGCTATCTGGAGAGCGGGGTGGAGGAGGTGTGGATCATCGACATCGACGAGCGAATGGTGGAGGTCTGGCGCCCGGAATCGGAGGAGCCGGAGCAGGTCAGGGACGTCCTGCGCTGGCATGTCGCCGGCCGCGCTTTCGAGATCCCGCTCCTCGAGGTGTTCCGGGGGGTGTAG